Proteins encoded in a region of the Ruegeria sp. AD91A genome:
- a CDS encoding pyridoxal phosphate-dependent aminotransferase, giving the protein MRNSTRSEVDPFIVMDVMEAARRAEEAGRHVIHMEVGQPGTGAPKGATEALAKAMDQSPLGYTVSLGLPALRKRIARLYGDWYDVDLNPERVIITPGSSGGFLLAFTALFDSGDRVGIGAPGYPSYRQILSALGLVPVDLPTAPENRLQPVAADIQGMGLKGLMVASPANPTGTMLDHAAMGSLIEAAHGQGASFISDEIYHGLEYEAKAATALELTDECYVINSFSKYFSMTGWRVGWMVVPEDQVRVVERISQNMFICAPHASQVAALAAMDCEDELQANLDVYRRNRALMLEGLPKAGFTKIAPPDGAFYVYADVSDLTGDSRAFAAEILDKAGVAVTPGLDFDPQRGHTTLRFSYARSTVDIQDGLERLRVFMTERKVIGEPA; this is encoded by the coding sequence ATGAGAAACTCAACCCGGTCCGAGGTCGATCCCTTCATCGTGATGGACGTGATGGAGGCCGCGCGCCGTGCGGAAGAAGCGGGCCGCCATGTGATTCACATGGAAGTTGGACAGCCCGGAACCGGCGCACCCAAGGGCGCGACCGAAGCGCTGGCGAAGGCGATGGATCAAAGCCCGTTGGGTTATACGGTGTCCCTGGGGTTGCCTGCGCTGCGAAAGCGTATCGCGCGGCTTTATGGCGATTGGTACGATGTGGACCTGAACCCCGAGCGCGTGATCATCACGCCTGGATCGTCCGGCGGGTTTCTGCTGGCCTTCACTGCTTTGTTCGACAGCGGGGATCGGGTTGGAATCGGTGCGCCGGGATATCCGTCGTATCGCCAGATTCTCAGTGCACTTGGATTGGTACCGGTCGATTTGCCGACCGCGCCCGAGAACCGTCTGCAACCCGTTGCAGCGGATATTCAGGGAATGGGCCTGAAGGGTCTGATGGTGGCGTCTCCTGCGAATCCTACCGGCACGATGCTTGATCACGCCGCCATGGGGTCGCTGATCGAAGCCGCACATGGGCAGGGGGCGTCTTTCATCAGCGACGAAATTTATCACGGTCTGGAATATGAAGCCAAGGCCGCAACGGCGCTGGAACTGACGGATGAGTGCTATGTGATCAACTCGTTCTCCAAGTACTTCTCGATGACCGGTTGGCGCGTGGGTTGGATGGTCGTGCCCGAGGATCAGGTGCGCGTGGTCGAGCGGATATCTCAGAACATGTTCATCTGTGCGCCGCATGCCAGTCAGGTCGCGGCACTGGCCGCAATGGACTGCGAGGATGAGCTGCAGGCCAATCTGGACGTGTACCGCCGAAATCGCGCCCTGATGCTGGAAGGACTGCCAAAGGCCGGCTTCACGAAAATCGCGCCGCCGGACGGGGCGTTTTACGTCTATGCCGACGTGTCTGATCTGACCGGTGACAGCCGCGCATTTGCGGCCGAGATTCTGGACAAGGCCGGTGTCGCGGTCACGCCGGGTCTGGATTTCGATCCGCAACGCGGCCATACGACGCTGCGGTTTTCCTATGCGCGTTCAACGGTCGACATTCAGGACGGGCTGGAACGGTTGCGCGTGTTCATGACCGAGCGGAAGGTGATCGGGGAACCTGCCTGA
- a CDS encoding N-acetylmuramoyl-L-alanine amidase: MSRIIFCIALIWALCGSAVAQDFSALARIHPDKSRITDVGRTGVRVDIGLSQGVPYRIFTLQDPYRMVLDFNEVDWTGLNRTDFLQSERVSGVQFGAYVPGWSRLVLELGAPMAVDTAELSVAEDSGAALLSLNLKGTDFDTFNATAGAPRNPGWDLPEPADLPQVPSRSADRPLRVMLDPGHGGIDPGAEIDGVDEKTLMLTFARELREVLLRSGGYEVVLTRVDDQFVSLERRITLAHRAGADLFISLHADSLSEGQAHGAAVYTLSADASDVASSKLAERHDRGDLISGIDLNGADDQVADVLLDLARQETVPRTKLLAGAIANGMAQQGGPMNRKPLRTASFSVLKAADIPSVLIELGFLSSPRDRENLRDSEWRAKMALGIFQGLEDWRQQDVIRKSLIGQ; the protein is encoded by the coding sequence ATGAGCAGGATCATCTTTTGCATCGCCCTGATCTGGGCGCTGTGCGGTAGTGCCGTCGCGCAGGACTTCAGTGCGCTGGCACGCATTCATCCGGACAAAAGCCGTATCACGGATGTAGGGCGAACCGGCGTCAGGGTGGATATCGGCCTCAGTCAGGGGGTGCCGTACCGGATATTCACCCTTCAGGATCCGTATCGGATGGTTCTGGACTTCAACGAAGTGGACTGGACCGGGCTGAACCGAACGGATTTCCTGCAATCAGAACGTGTCAGTGGCGTGCAATTCGGGGCCTATGTTCCGGGTTGGTCGCGGCTGGTATTGGAACTGGGCGCGCCAATGGCCGTGGACACTGCCGAGCTGTCGGTTGCCGAGGATTCGGGGGCTGCGCTGCTGTCCCTCAACCTCAAGGGCACGGATTTTGACACGTTCAACGCAACTGCGGGTGCGCCGCGCAATCCGGGTTGGGACTTGCCGGAACCGGCAGACCTGCCGCAGGTACCTTCGCGCTCTGCGGACCGACCATTGCGCGTGATGCTCGATCCCGGGCACGGTGGTATCGATCCGGGCGCCGAGATAGACGGGGTTGATGAGAAAACTCTGATGCTGACTTTTGCGCGTGAATTGCGCGAAGTTCTATTGCGATCAGGTGGTTATGAAGTGGTCCTGACCCGCGTTGACGACCAGTTCGTCTCGTTGGAGCGGCGGATCACCTTGGCGCACCGGGCCGGCGCGGATCTGTTCATTTCGTTGCACGCGGATTCCCTGTCCGAAGGGCAGGCGCATGGCGCGGCGGTGTACACCCTGTCTGCGGATGCATCCGATGTGGCAAGTTCAAAACTCGCCGAACGACATGATCGGGGGGATTTGATTTCAGGTATCGATCTGAATGGCGCCGACGATCAGGTGGCCGATGTTCTTCTGGATCTTGCACGCCAGGAAACGGTGCCGCGGACAAAGCTGTTGGCCGGCGCGATCGCCAACGGAATGGCCCAGCAGGGCGGGCCGATGAATCGCAAACCGTTGCGGACCGCGTCGTTCTCTGTGCTCAAGGCGGCAGATATCCCGTCTGTTTTGATCGAGCTTGGGTTCCTTTCCAGCCCCAGAGACCGGGAAAACCTAAGAGATTCGGAATGGCGGGCCAAAATGGCGCTGGGGATTTTTCAGGGGCTCGAAGACTGGCGTCAGCAGGATGTGATCCGCAAATCCCTGATTGGCCAGTGA
- a CDS encoding penicillin-binding protein 1A, producing MIRFILSIFGAIFSIVTLGIFMVALVIGAVFWMYGRDLPSHESLAQYKPPTISRIYSGEGQLIDEFAQERRLFTPSEDIPDLVKQAFISAEDKNFYTHQGYDPRGIIAAGVEAVRTKGGTVRGASTITQQVMKNFLLSGDRRAERKIKEIILATRLEDTLDKEQILELYMNEIFLGQNSYGVTAAAQTYFNKTLQELAPHEAAMLAAMPKAPSDYHPVRQKERLLARRNYVLREMYQNGYIDQATYESEVDMPLRSVQNGDFESFRTALPPRDYFTDEIRRQLSEDFGEGEFFTGGFTVRASVDEEMQVEAAKALRTALQKYDRSRGKWRGTGEVIPEEKLADEAQWREVLSILETPRDVVLPTRWYPAVVLNVSDQQLTVGIENGPADGVIPRSDIKWMQGDFAANFKRGDVILVVEGEEGQWSARQVPEVQGGFVAMDVNSGRVLAMQGGFSYQDTVFNRATQAQRQPGSSFKPFVYAAALDSGYSPATIVVDAPIEVNTPQGLWRPKNSSNKFYGPTPLRTGIEQSRNLMTIRLAQEVTMPVVAGYAERFGVYDRMGAFLANSLGSEETTLYKMVAAYAMFANGGERVEPTLVDRIQDRLGKTIYRHDDRQCLNCNSTWLEPDEAPTLVTDRAQVMDAITAYQLTSMMKGVVDRGTASRVVNLPVPTAGKTGTTNESKDAWFIGFTSNIVAGCYIGYDRPRPMGRGAYGGTLCGPVFQSFMEKAVEKYGGGPFKVPEGGHFIKIDRFSGARLPDDASGDYVVAEFFRDGVDGFIDRVYDGGFAIGSDLPLFEEVQRAGVQVQTSTGETITVGPKATQGDLSTGGLY from the coding sequence GTGATCCGGTTCATTCTTTCGATTTTCGGGGCGATCTTCAGCATCGTCACCTTGGGTATTTTCATGGTCGCACTGGTAATTGGTGCGGTGTTCTGGATGTATGGCCGTGACCTTCCCAGCCACGAATCTCTTGCCCAGTACAAGCCCCCGACTATCAGCCGTATCTATTCGGGCGAAGGGCAACTGATCGACGAATTCGCGCAGGAACGCCGCCTGTTCACACCGTCCGAGGATATCCCTGATCTGGTGAAACAGGCGTTTATTTCGGCGGAAGACAAGAATTTCTACACTCATCAGGGGTATGATCCGCGCGGCATTATTGCAGCAGGCGTTGAAGCAGTCCGCACCAAAGGTGGCACCGTGCGGGGGGCGTCAACCATTACCCAGCAGGTGATGAAGAACTTTCTGTTGTCGGGCGACCGCCGGGCAGAACGAAAGATCAAGGAAATCATCCTCGCCACCCGGCTTGAGGATACCCTGGACAAAGAGCAGATCCTTGAGCTTTACATGAACGAGATCTTTCTGGGTCAGAACTCGTACGGCGTGACGGCCGCCGCGCAGACCTATTTCAACAAGACCTTGCAGGAACTGGCCCCGCATGAGGCGGCGATGCTGGCTGCGATGCCCAAGGCGCCGTCGGATTATCACCCGGTTCGGCAAAAGGAACGCCTGCTGGCCCGCAGAAACTATGTGCTGCGGGAGATGTACCAGAACGGTTACATTGATCAGGCGACCTATGAGTCAGAGGTCGACATGCCGTTGCGCTCGGTCCAGAACGGTGATTTCGAAAGCTTCCGCACCGCTTTGCCGCCGCGCGATTACTTCACCGATGAAATCCGTCGACAACTGAGCGAAGACTTTGGTGAAGGTGAATTCTTTACCGGGGGCTTCACGGTTCGTGCGTCGGTGGACGAGGAAATGCAGGTCGAGGCCGCAAAGGCCCTGCGCACGGCGTTGCAGAAATATGACCGGTCTCGCGGGAAATGGCGCGGCACCGGCGAAGTGATTCCGGAAGAGAAACTGGCAGATGAGGCGCAGTGGCGCGAGGTGCTGTCGATCCTGGAAACCCCGCGCGATGTGGTGCTGCCGACCCGCTGGTATCCTGCCGTGGTTCTGAATGTTTCGGATCAACAGCTTACCGTCGGGATCGAAAACGGACCTGCGGATGGCGTCATTCCGCGGTCCGATATCAAGTGGATGCAGGGTGATTTTGCTGCGAACTTCAAGCGCGGGGATGTGATCCTTGTTGTCGAGGGCGAAGAGGGGCAGTGGTCTGCCCGTCAGGTGCCCGAAGTTCAGGGCGGCTTTGTGGCGATGGATGTGAACTCGGGCCGCGTTCTGGCGATGCAGGGCGGGTTCTCGTATCAGGACACCGTGTTCAACCGCGCCACGCAGGCGCAGCGCCAGCCGGGGTCCAGCTTCAAGCCCTTTGTCTATGCTGCCGCGCTGGACAGCGGATACAGCCCCGCAACCATCGTTGTGGACGCGCCGATCGAAGTAAACACGCCGCAGGGCTTGTGGCGGCCCAAGAACTCGTCGAACAAGTTCTACGGGCCGACGCCCTTGCGTACCGGGATCGAGCAGTCGCGGAACCTGATGACCATCCGTCTGGCACAAGAAGTCACCATGCCGGTGGTTGCAGGTTACGCCGAACGCTTTGGCGTCTATGACCGGATGGGGGCGTTTCTTGCGAACTCGCTGGGGTCCGAAGAGACGACGCTGTACAAAATGGTCGCGGCTTATGCGATGTTCGCGAACGGCGGTGAGCGGGTTGAACCCACTCTGGTAGACCGTATTCAGGACCGGCTCGGCAAGACCATCTATCGTCACGATGACCGTCAGTGTCTGAATTGTAACTCGACCTGGCTGGAGCCCGACGAGGCCCCGACTCTTGTTACAGATCGCGCGCAGGTCATGGATGCCATCACCGCCTATCAGCTGACGTCGATGATGAAAGGCGTAGTTGATCGCGGGACGGCATCGCGCGTTGTGAACCTGCCGGTGCCGACAGCGGGCAAGACCGGAACCACCAACGAATCCAAGGATGCGTGGTTTATCGGGTTTACCTCGAACATCGTTGCGGGCTGTTACATCGGCTATGACCGTCCGCGCCCGATGGGTCGGGGGGCCTATGGCGGTACACTGTGTGGCCCGGTGTTCCAGAGCTTCATGGAAAAAGCTGTTGAGAAATACGGCGGCGGTCCGTTTAAGGTTCCGGAAGGTGGTCATTTCATAAAGATCGACCGTTTCAGTGGTGCCCGTCTGCCGGACGACGCCAGCGGCGACTATGTCGTGGCCGAATTCTTCCGCGACGGCGTCGATGGGTTTATCGACCGTGTCTATGACGGTGGTTTTGCAATTGGTTCCGACCTGCCTTTGTTCGAGGAAGTGCAGCGCGCAGGCGTTCAGGTTCAGACGTCAACGGGTGAAACCATCACGGTCGGGCCCAAGGCAACGCAAGGGGATCTGAGTACCGGTGGTCTTTACTGA
- a CDS encoding RidA family protein produces MGKTPLIPPILLGTPGQLSISPGVISGGHVFLTGMTGSAADGSMPYDPELQFRNAFSKIAEVLKEANQGLESVVEMTTYHVEMRKHFDLFDRVRLEVLPAPYPAWTAVEVAGLRREGALVEIRAIAHLSE; encoded by the coding sequence TTGGGTAAGACACCCCTGATTCCGCCAATTTTGCTGGGTACGCCCGGGCAGCTAAGCATCTCCCCAGGTGTCATCTCGGGCGGGCACGTGTTTCTCACCGGTATGACCGGGAGCGCGGCAGACGGTTCAATGCCGTATGATCCGGAACTACAGTTCCGGAACGCCTTTTCCAAGATTGCCGAGGTGTTAAAGGAAGCGAACCAAGGTTTGGAGTCTGTGGTCGAGATGACGACCTACCATGTTGAAATGCGAAAACATTTCGATCTGTTTGACCGTGTGCGCCTTGAGGTTCTGCCTGCGCCTTACCCGGCTTGGACCGCAGTTGAAGTTGCGGGACTTCGACGGGAGGGTGCCTTGGTTGAAATTCGGGCAATCGCACATCTTTCCGAGTGA
- the prfB gene encoding peptide chain release factor 2, which translates to MRAETQNIIAEIEKSLELLAQRMDYETAPHRLEEFNARVEDPNLWDDPEKAQKLMRERQMLVDAIETYESIKTDLSDNIELIELGEMEEDEEVVQDAEAAIKALRGKAAKKELEALLDGEADSNDTFLEINSGAGGTESCDWASMLARMYVRWAEKKGYTVELQSETPGEEAGIKSAAYKISGHNAYGWLKSESGVHRLVRISPFDSAAKRHTSFCSVWVYPVVDDNIEIEVNPADIRIDTYRSSGAGGQHVNTTDSAVRITHIPTGIVVTSSEKSQHQNRDIAMKALKSRLYQLELDRRNADINAAHEAKGDAGWGNQIRSYVLQPYQMVKDLRTNYETSDTKGVLDGDLDGFMAATLALNVAGKSRSEAQGDS; encoded by the coding sequence ATGCGCGCCGAAACCCAGAACATCATAGCGGAAATCGAAAAGTCGCTGGAGCTGCTGGCGCAGCGCATGGACTATGAGACCGCGCCGCATCGCCTTGAGGAATTCAATGCGCGTGTCGAAGATCCCAACCTGTGGGACGATCCCGAAAAGGCGCAGAAACTGATGCGCGAGCGGCAGATGCTGGTCGACGCGATCGAGACCTATGAGTCCATCAAAACCGATCTCAGCGACAATATCGAACTGATTGAGCTGGGCGAAATGGAAGAGGACGAAGAGGTCGTCCAGGACGCCGAGGCCGCGATCAAGGCGCTGCGTGGCAAAGCCGCAAAGAAAGAGCTTGAGGCACTGTTGGACGGCGAGGCCGACAGCAACGACACCTTCCTCGAGATCAACTCGGGCGCGGGCGGAACTGAAAGCTGCGACTGGGCCTCGATGCTGGCGCGGATGTATGTGCGCTGGGCCGAAAAAAAAGGGTATACAGTCGAGCTTCAGTCCGAAACCCCGGGCGAAGAGGCAGGGATCAAATCTGCTGCGTACAAGATTTCCGGCCACAACGCTTACGGCTGGCTGAAATCCGAAAGCGGCGTACACCGGCTGGTGCGGATTTCACCTTTTGACTCCGCTGCCAAGCGGCACACCTCCTTCTGTTCGGTCTGGGTTTATCCGGTGGTGGACGACAATATCGAGATCGAGGTGAACCCTGCGGACATCCGCATCGACACCTACCGGTCATCGGGGGCGGGCGGTCAGCACGTGAACACCACGGACTCGGCTGTTAGGATCACGCACATTCCGACCGGGATTGTTGTGACCTCATCCGAGAAGTCGCAGCACCAGAACCGCGATATCGCCATGAAGGCTCTGAAATCGCGTTTGTATCAACTGGAACTTGACCGCCGGAACGCCGACATCAACGCAGCACACGAAGCCAAGGGCGATGCGGGCTGGGGCAACCAGATCCGGTCATACGTCTTGCAGCCGTACCAGATGGTCAAAGACCTGCGGACAAATTATGAGACCTCGGACACCAAAGGTGTGTTGGACGGCGATCTGGACGGGTTCATGGCGGCCACACTGGCCCTGAACGTTGCAGGCAAGAGCCGCTCCGAGGCGCAGGGCGACAGCTAG
- a CDS encoding M50 family metallopeptidase — MKRSSPFLNLLKGHWQLILITTLVFLLWNTPVVVPLKILVVFLHELSHAVTILLTGGSVESFSISSHQGGVVVGRGGNRFLSLSAGYLGSLLLGMALLILALRTKADRAVLAGFGGVMCLVAVLYIRDPFALAFSIGTGAAMIATAWYLRPDVSDLVLRVIGLTSMIYVPFDIFDDTIRRSGARSDAFMLAEEFGGSTMLWGGIWLVLSCMAIVFCLRHWLGVDSNLHFRRAAR, encoded by the coding sequence GTGAAGCGTAGCAGCCCTTTCCTGAACCTTCTGAAAGGGCATTGGCAGCTTATCCTGATCACAACTTTGGTCTTTTTGCTTTGGAACACACCGGTCGTGGTTCCGCTGAAGATACTGGTCGTCTTTTTGCATGAGTTGTCCCATGCCGTGACGATCCTGTTGACCGGCGGCTCTGTCGAAAGTTTTTCGATCTCATCGCATCAGGGCGGAGTGGTCGTCGGCCGGGGCGGCAACCGGTTTCTCAGCCTGTCTGCCGGATATCTTGGCTCACTGTTGCTCGGCATGGCCCTTTTGATCCTTGCCTTGCGAACAAAGGCCGACCGCGCAGTTCTGGCGGGTTTTGGCGGCGTCATGTGTCTTGTAGCAGTTCTGTATATCCGCGATCCGTTCGCCCTGGCTTTCAGCATCGGAACCGGGGCTGCGATGATCGCTACGGCGTGGTATCTGCGCCCGGATGTGAGCGATCTGGTGCTGCGCGTGATCGGATTGACCAGCATGATCTATGTCCCTTTCGACATCTTCGATGACACGATCCGACGGTCCGGTGCGCGTTCGGATGCATTCATGCTGGCCGAGGAGTTCGGCGGCTCCACCATGTTGTGGGGCGGGATCTGGCTGGTGCTCAGCTGCATGGCGATTGTTTTTTGCCTGCGTCACTGGCTTGGGGTCGACAGTAACCTGCATTTTCGCAGAGCAGCCCGCTGA
- a CDS encoding amidase, translating into MDLTRISASNLLKQLASRQVSASDVMQATLDRIAKVNREVNAIVALRDEGDLMAEAQACDNSPVTGPLHGLPIAVKDLVNVAGVVSSQGSPMFKGFVPDTDDLIATRMRAAGAILIGKTNTPEFGLGSHTFNPVYGATRNPYDADFTCGGSSGGAAVALATGMVALADGSDMMGSLRNPAGWNNVYGFRPSWGRVPSDPVGDSFLHQLSTLGPMARCPEDLGVLLDVISGPDPRLPLAAKSAPVSPVTAADLQGLRIGWLGDWGGAFPTEPGILDICKDAMDVFEILGARVEDIAPPFDAEKLWTSWITLRSFSVAAGLEPLASQKEHLKDTAQWELDRGLAMSAMDVHHASVIRSEWFRCAVKLFQQFDALVLPSAQVWPFSVDLPYPTEIAGRAMDTYHRWMHVTVPVSLIGLPCLAAPAGFGAQGLPMGFQLFGPRGSDQKLLSVGASYHAETNWPNKRPAMP; encoded by the coding sequence ATGGACCTGACCCGGATATCGGCTTCAAACCTTTTGAAACAGTTGGCCAGCCGGCAGGTTTCAGCCTCGGACGTGATGCAGGCCACACTTGATCGTATCGCCAAGGTCAACAGAGAAGTGAACGCCATCGTCGCACTGCGGGATGAAGGTGATTTGATGGCCGAGGCGCAGGCCTGCGACAATAGCCCTGTCACCGGTCCACTGCACGGTCTGCCGATTGCGGTTAAGGATCTTGTGAATGTAGCTGGTGTCGTCTCGTCTCAGGGTTCACCGATGTTCAAGGGCTTCGTGCCGGACACTGACGATCTGATTGCCACCCGGATGCGGGCCGCAGGTGCTATCCTGATCGGCAAGACCAATACGCCGGAATTTGGGCTGGGCTCACACACCTTCAACCCGGTCTATGGCGCAACGCGCAATCCGTATGACGCCGATTTCACCTGCGGTGGTTCGTCCGGCGGGGCGGCGGTTGCACTGGCGACCGGCATGGTCGCATTGGCCGATGGCTCGGACATGATGGGCAGCTTGCGCAACCCGGCGGGCTGGAACAATGTTTACGGCTTTCGTCCAAGCTGGGGCAGGGTGCCTTCCGATCCCGTGGGCGACAGTTTTTTGCATCAGTTGTCGACACTGGGCCCAATGGCGCGCTGCCCCGAAGATCTAGGTGTTCTGCTCGACGTTATCTCGGGTCCGGACCCGCGCTTGCCGTTGGCCGCTAAAAGTGCCCCGGTATCCCCGGTGACCGCCGCAGACTTGCAAGGGCTGCGGATCGGGTGGCTTGGCGACTGGGGAGGCGCTTTTCCGACCGAGCCCGGTATTCTCGACATCTGCAAAGACGCGATGGACGTTTTCGAAATTCTTGGAGCGCGGGTCGAGGACATCGCCCCGCCTTTCGATGCTGAAAAACTATGGACCAGCTGGATCACCTTGCGGTCGTTCAGCGTAGCCGCAGGGCTCGAACCTTTGGCTTCGCAAAAAGAGCATTTGAAAGACACGGCACAATGGGAGCTGGATCGAGGTTTGGCGATGAGTGCGATGGACGTGCACCACGCCAGTGTCATCCGCTCGGAATGGTTCCGTTGCGCGGTGAAACTGTTCCAACAGTTTGACGCATTGGTTCTGCCTTCTGCTCAGGTCTGGCCGTTTTCGGTTGATTTGCCTTACCCGACAGAGATCGCTGGCCGGGCCATGGATACCTATCACCGATGGATGCATGTCACGGTACCGGTCAGCCTGATCGGCCTGCCTTGTCTGGCTGCGCCTGCGGGATTTGGTGCACAGGGGCTTCCCATGGGGTTTCAACTGTTCGGACCCAGAGGCTCGGACCAGAAACTACTGTCGGTCGGAGCGTCATATCACGCCGAAACCAACTGGCCAAACAAGAGGCCGGCGATGCCATAA